Proteins encoded together in one Mycobacterium simiae window:
- a CDS encoding SDR family oxidoreductase, with product MSVRPSPFRTDLLQGQVALITGGATGLGLEVARVLGSHGARVAICSRKEPNLQAAVETLRGEGIEAVYGVCDVRRAEEVTAVVEQVLSAFGRLDVVINNAAGNFPVPISELSPNGFKAVVDIDLVGTFNVSKAAYDLWLREHGGSVVNISAAIQYRGMALQAHVVSAKAGVDAFSRACAIEWGPDGVRVNVVAPGAMSGTEGVRRIAGDKQHRAIQNPLRRPGSTTEIAEAVLYLASDAASYVTGAVLVVDGGGWLTASGVPDLPGYR from the coding sequence GTGAGTGTCCGGCCGAGTCCGTTCCGGACCGATCTGTTGCAGGGGCAGGTGGCGCTGATTACCGGCGGCGCAACGGGCCTCGGTCTGGAGGTTGCCCGGGTTCTGGGCAGCCATGGCGCTCGGGTGGCGATCTGCAGCCGCAAAGAGCCCAATCTGCAAGCCGCGGTTGAGACCCTGCGCGGCGAGGGGATCGAGGCGGTCTACGGTGTCTGCGATGTCCGGCGGGCCGAAGAGGTCACTGCCGTCGTCGAGCAGGTGCTGAGCGCCTTTGGGCGACTCGACGTGGTAATCAACAACGCCGCTGGAAACTTTCCGGTGCCGATCAGTGAACTCAGCCCCAATGGATTCAAGGCGGTCGTCGACATCGACCTGGTCGGCACGTTCAACGTATCCAAAGCGGCATACGACCTTTGGCTGCGCGAACATGGCGGTTCCGTGGTGAACATCAGCGCGGCGATCCAATACCGCGGCATGGCGTTGCAGGCACACGTCGTTTCGGCCAAGGCCGGGGTCGACGCGTTCAGCCGCGCCTGCGCGATCGAGTGGGGCCCCGACGGGGTCCGCGTCAATGTGGTTGCCCCCGGCGCAATGTCGGGTACCGAGGGCGTGCGCCGAATCGCCGGCGACAAGCAACACCGGGCGATCCAGAACCCGCTGCGGCGTCCCGGCTCAACCACCGAGATTGCCGAAGCGGTGCTGTACTTGGCCAGCGACGCCGCTTCTTACGTGACCGGTGCGGTGCTGGTGGTCGACGGCGGGGGCTGGCTGACCGCCAGCGGGGTGCCTGATCTGCCCGGATATCGCTGA
- a CDS encoding DoxX family protein — protein sequence MTTNLDDRLGRLTPAVLSLFRLVYGFLFAVSGSMNLFGWPIRTGMPIVVGGWPSWYAGLIEFVAGLLIAVGLFTRPAAFIASGEMAVAYFWMHQPHALWPIGAPPAGNGGLPAILFCFGFFLLVFVGPGRYSIDARRRR from the coding sequence ATGACGACGAATCTCGATGATCGCCTGGGTCGCTTGACGCCGGCGGTGCTGAGCCTGTTCCGACTGGTGTACGGCTTCCTGTTCGCAGTGTCCGGCTCGATGAATCTCTTCGGCTGGCCTATCCGCACGGGCATGCCCATCGTGGTGGGCGGATGGCCCAGCTGGTATGCCGGACTCATCGAGTTCGTCGCGGGACTATTGATTGCGGTCGGATTGTTCACTCGCCCAGCCGCATTCATTGCTTCCGGTGAAATGGCCGTCGCCTATTTCTGGATGCATCAACCGCACGCCCTATGGCCGATCGGCGCACCGCCCGCCGGTAACGGAGGGCTTCCGGCGATCCTGTTCTGTTTCGGTTTCTTCTTGTTGGTCTTCGTCGGCCCGGGTCGCTACTCGATCGACGCCCGGCGTCGGCGCTGA
- a CDS encoding PNPOx family protein, with protein sequence MAPTGFHEGEVAVQRRAGVEATAKRLENMLRANRISAGATQFLSTQRFAALTGRDHAGVLWISPVAGPPGFLRGADDIVQISQAPRDGDPLHRITAGQQVGLVAIDFATRRRMRVNGTLLVNGDTGMSIRVDQAYGNCPQYIHRRHINVPAIANPFGASRHAATLSAAEQAMIATADTFFLGTTHPSRGSDASHRGGTAGFVKVDSPTRLWWPDYPGNNMFNSLGNLTVDNEAALLFVNFATGASIQLSGSAQVQWSIPEADDGAGRGVVFEVDDVVTSSSAG encoded by the coding sequence GTGGCACCAACGGGCTTTCACGAGGGAGAAGTCGCGGTGCAACGGCGTGCCGGCGTCGAAGCCACCGCAAAACGACTGGAGAATATGCTGCGTGCAAACCGCATATCCGCGGGCGCTACACAATTTCTTTCCACGCAGCGTTTCGCCGCGCTGACCGGACGCGATCACGCGGGGGTGCTGTGGATCTCCCCGGTGGCCGGGCCGCCGGGCTTCTTGCGCGGCGCCGATGACATCGTGCAGATTTCACAGGCCCCGCGGGATGGGGATCCGCTGCACCGAATTACGGCCGGCCAACAGGTCGGGTTGGTCGCCATCGATTTCGCTACCCGGCGGCGGATGCGCGTCAACGGCACCCTGCTCGTCAACGGCGACACCGGCATGTCGATCCGGGTCGACCAGGCCTACGGGAACTGCCCCCAGTACATCCACCGTCGCCATATCAACGTCCCCGCGATCGCCAACCCGTTCGGCGCATCAAGGCATGCAGCGACTTTGAGCGCGGCTGAGCAGGCGATGATCGCGACCGCGGATACGTTCTTCCTGGGCACCACGCACCCGAGCCGGGGCAGCGATGCATCGCACCGAGGAGGCACCGCCGGATTCGTGAAAGTCGACTCCCCCACCAGGCTGTGGTGGCCGGACTACCCGGGTAATAACATGTTCAACAGCCTGGGCAACTTGACGGTCGACAACGAGGCAGCTCTGCTGTTCGTCAACTTCGCCACCGGCGCCAGCATCCAGCTGTCCGGATCCGCCCAAGTGCAGTGGAGTATCCCCGAAGCCGACGATGGCGCGGGACGGGGTGTCGTGTTCGAGGTCGACGATGTCGTCACGTCGTCATCGGCGGGGTAA
- a CDS encoding cysteine peptidase family C39 domain-containing protein, whose translation MIRIAIVARTATIAVLTGAAALALTTGTAQATPDAPGQPSGTRYGGPTAAALFWRYQRYDDDCVEMAVADVVGELTGREPSEHEIVTLAQSTPSSVHPGPIYTTPGKHHSGAGTSFDDEPTLLAHYGIHAVTTDQGSVAKTHPPTPMTELEQDLAMGRKVIAAVNAEIIWGEPVEDRNSNGDPQANHAVVVTGVDTATGIVHLNDSGSEQGRDERVPIDVFIRSWDSSDDQMTVTDEARRVPN comes from the coding sequence ATGATCCGGATCGCGATTGTGGCGCGCACCGCCACCATTGCCGTCCTGACCGGTGCAGCCGCCCTCGCACTGACGACGGGCACCGCGCAGGCCACCCCCGATGCTCCCGGCCAGCCGAGCGGCACGCGCTACGGCGGCCCCACCGCGGCGGCCTTGTTCTGGCGCTACCAGCGTTACGACGACGACTGCGTCGAGATGGCCGTCGCCGACGTGGTCGGTGAATTGACCGGCAGAGAGCCGTCCGAACACGAGATCGTCACGCTGGCTCAATCGACGCCCAGCAGCGTCCACCCCGGCCCGATCTACACCACGCCCGGGAAGCACCACAGCGGCGCGGGCACGTCTTTCGACGACGAACCGACGCTGCTGGCGCACTATGGCATTCACGCCGTGACCACCGACCAGGGCAGCGTCGCGAAAACGCATCCGCCGACCCCGATGACGGAGCTGGAACAGGACCTGGCCATGGGCCGCAAGGTAATTGCCGCGGTCAACGCCGAAATCATCTGGGGTGAACCCGTCGAGGACAGAAATTCCAACGGCGATCCCCAAGCCAATCATGCCGTGGTGGTGACCGGCGTCGACACGGCGACCGGCATCGTGCACCTCAACGACAGCGGCAGCGAGCAGGGCCGAGACGAGCGGGTCCCGATCGACGTTTTCATCCGTTCCTGGGATAGCAGTGACGACCAGATGACGGTGACCGACGAGGCACGCCGCGTCCCAAATTAG
- a CDS encoding HpcH/HpaI aldolase/citrate lyase family protein, which produces MAPTPRPRRSALYLPGNKDRALEKAKSLPADVLIFDLEDAVGPDAKAESRARVCSAVASAGYRPREVVVRINGAGTDWHDDDLTAVAASAADAVLVPKVETGHEVEALANTLDRLGAPRSLQLWAMIETPRAILRAEEIASASERLTVLVVGTNDLVNDLHGRHVPGRAPVAPALSWAVLGARAAGKSILDGVYNAIDDEAGFRAEAAQGREMGFDGKTLIHPGQVGPANELFGPSEKELADARRIVSAYQEAQAAGASVITVDGRMIESLHVRDAQRILGLADLISQLESP; this is translated from the coding sequence ATGGCACCGACGCCGCGGCCGCGCCGATCCGCGCTCTACTTGCCCGGTAACAAAGATCGAGCACTCGAAAAGGCGAAGTCCTTACCGGCCGACGTGCTGATTTTCGACCTCGAGGACGCCGTCGGACCGGATGCGAAGGCCGAGTCGAGAGCCAGGGTGTGCAGCGCGGTCGCCTCGGCGGGATACCGGCCCCGGGAGGTCGTGGTGCGCATCAACGGCGCCGGGACCGACTGGCATGACGACGATCTGACGGCGGTGGCCGCCTCGGCCGCTGACGCGGTGCTGGTGCCGAAGGTGGAGACGGGACACGAGGTTGAGGCGCTGGCGAACACGCTCGACCGGCTCGGCGCACCGCGGTCGTTACAGCTGTGGGCAATGATCGAAACACCGCGGGCTATCTTGCGGGCGGAGGAGATCGCCTCCGCCAGCGAGCGGTTGACGGTGCTGGTGGTCGGAACCAATGATCTGGTGAACGATCTGCACGGACGGCACGTGCCGGGACGCGCGCCGGTTGCACCGGCGTTGTCGTGGGCGGTGCTGGGCGCCCGAGCGGCCGGTAAGTCCATCTTGGACGGTGTTTACAACGCGATCGACGACGAGGCGGGGTTCCGGGCCGAGGCTGCGCAGGGTCGCGAAATGGGCTTTGATGGCAAGACCTTGATCCATCCTGGCCAGGTTGGGCCCGCGAATGAACTGTTCGGCCCGTCGGAGAAGGAGTTGGCCGACGCGCGCCGAATCGTGTCGGCCTACCAGGAGGCGCAGGCGGCGGGGGCCAGCGTCATCACCGTGGACGGCCGCATGATCGAAAGCCTGCACGTGCGCGACGCCCAGCGAATCCTGGGCCTGGCCGACCTCATCTCCCAGCTGGAATCCCCGTGA
- a CDS encoding HD domain-containing protein, with product MHAISALPDTPIAHAAIRLAQSTESPSIFNHSVRSYLFGELVAEHEGMRPRADYDPDALFLGCVLHDLGAGSAAPGKQRFEVEGADLAAALLSEHGCDRALVDAVWEAIALHTSMGIADRRGALCHLVRSGVGVDFGRDADFIDDGIAAAIHDRYPRLSMARTLLDAIAVQAQRSPEAAPPYTFPYQVLRERDTDGVTLLELAAAQGRWGD from the coding sequence ATGCACGCAATTTCAGCTCTTCCCGACACACCGATCGCCCACGCCGCCATCCGGTTGGCGCAGTCGACCGAGTCGCCGTCAATCTTCAACCACAGCGTGCGCAGTTACCTGTTCGGCGAGTTGGTGGCCGAGCATGAGGGGATGCGCCCGCGGGCGGACTACGACCCGGACGCCCTGTTCCTCGGCTGCGTGCTGCACGACCTCGGCGCCGGCTCCGCGGCGCCCGGCAAACAACGGTTCGAGGTCGAGGGCGCGGACCTGGCGGCCGCCCTGCTGAGCGAGCACGGCTGCGATCGCGCGCTTGTCGACGCGGTGTGGGAGGCCATCGCGCTGCACACCTCGATGGGCATTGCCGATCGCCGCGGCGCGCTGTGCCACCTGGTCCGCAGCGGCGTCGGCGTCGATTTCGGCCGCGATGCCGACTTCATCGACGACGGGATCGCCGCGGCGATCCACGACCGCTATCCCCGGTTATCCATGGCGCGCACCCTGCTGGATGCGATCGCCGTGCAGGCACAGCGCAGCCCGGAGGCTGCTCCCCCGTACACGTTCCCCTATCAGGTGCTGCGGGAGCGCGATACCGACGGCGTCACGCTGCTGGAATTGGCGGCGGCGCAGGGCCGCTGGGGCGACTGA
- a CDS encoding DMT family transporter, translating to MTYLLLLGAIFTEVVSTSLLKSTEGFTRLTPTLFCLAGYGTSFALLAWSIQRGMQTDVAYALWSAIGTAVIVLIAVLFLGSPISLAKVVGVALIIAGVVTLNLSGAH from the coding sequence TTGACGTATCTGCTCCTGCTCGGGGCGATCTTCACCGAAGTGGTGTCGACCAGCCTGCTCAAGAGCACCGAAGGGTTCACCCGGCTGACGCCGACCTTATTCTGCCTGGCCGGCTACGGCACGTCATTCGCACTGCTGGCGTGGTCGATCCAGCGCGGCATGCAGACCGATGTCGCGTATGCGTTGTGGTCGGCGATCGGCACGGCCGTCATCGTGCTGATCGCGGTGCTGTTTCTGGGCTCCCCGATTTCGTTGGCCAAGGTGGTCGGGGTCGCGCTCATCATCGCAGGGGTGGTCACGTTGAATCTGTCCGGCGCCCATTGA
- a CDS encoding condensation domain-containing protein: MFLGTVDDWTAEGEVVSWCPTASTYACAAAAYPHPAPVSYQQSQHLHYYRRQVGLGRDIPRLCIGAWEIGGTCDIDAMTQAVNGHVRRHDTYHDRFSFCDNDEIHRYVIAEPEAITLAPKDLGRMEAAQIRKLLLNTPDPMQWDCFTFGVIQGNGHFTVLIAIDHLRADGMSAGVIFLDIQTMYFSALQSGEATLIPAASYREYSAKQRAYTAGLDEASPEIQSWRDFVAANDGALPQFPLELGDATPDTPGAIDVFDLIDADQGRRFEAACRAAGARFSGGVFACAALAEHRLTGAATYFGLTPFDNRREPAHALTVGWLASFVPLTIPTADASFQEVVRAAQASFDTNAALGGVPFYHLLETPDGSSGGISVPERPVPMLSYIDIRKLPFGDDYNDLRAGIWGDNRLPETVCMWVNRMHGKTQVVVAYPGTELARSSVRRYVEAMRAEFVRVCDSDQPHTDG, translated from the coding sequence GTGTTCTTGGGCACAGTTGACGACTGGACGGCTGAGGGCGAGGTCGTGTCCTGGTGCCCCACCGCGTCGACGTACGCCTGCGCGGCCGCAGCATACCCACACCCCGCACCGGTGAGTTACCAGCAGTCGCAACATCTTCACTACTACCGGCGTCAGGTCGGCCTCGGCCGCGATATTCCACGGTTGTGCATCGGAGCGTGGGAAATCGGAGGCACCTGCGATATCGACGCGATGACGCAGGCGGTCAACGGCCACGTGCGCCGCCACGACACCTATCACGACCGGTTCTCTTTCTGCGACAACGACGAAATCCATCGCTACGTGATCGCAGAGCCGGAGGCGATCACCTTAGCGCCCAAGGATCTCGGTCGGATGGAGGCGGCGCAGATCCGAAAACTGTTGCTGAACACTCCGGATCCGATGCAATGGGATTGCTTCACGTTCGGCGTGATTCAGGGGAACGGCCACTTCACCGTCTTGATTGCGATCGACCACCTGCGAGCCGACGGGATGTCGGCCGGTGTGATTTTCCTCGACATCCAGACGATGTACTTCAGCGCGCTGCAGAGCGGGGAGGCGACACTGATACCCGCGGCCAGTTACCGCGAGTACAGCGCGAAACAACGTGCGTACACCGCCGGCCTGGATGAGGCCTCTCCCGAAATTCAGTCCTGGCGCGACTTCGTCGCCGCGAACGACGGTGCGCTGCCCCAGTTCCCGTTGGAGCTTGGTGACGCGACCCCGGACACGCCGGGCGCCATCGACGTGTTCGACCTCATCGATGCCGATCAGGGCCGACGTTTCGAGGCGGCGTGCCGAGCGGCCGGCGCGCGATTCAGCGGCGGTGTGTTCGCCTGCGCGGCCCTGGCCGAGCATCGATTGACCGGCGCCGCGACGTACTTCGGCCTCACGCCGTTCGACAATCGCCGCGAGCCCGCCCACGCCCTCACGGTCGGTTGGCTGGCGAGTTTCGTCCCGTTGACGATTCCCACCGCGGACGCCTCGTTCCAGGAGGTTGTCCGGGCCGCACAGGCGTCGTTCGACACCAACGCCGCCCTCGGCGGGGTGCCGTTCTATCACCTGCTCGAGACGCCGGACGGATCGTCGGGTGGCATCTCGGTTCCCGAACGTCCCGTCCCGATGCTGTCCTACATCGACATTCGCAAGCTGCCCTTTGGGGACGACTACAACGATCTGCGGGCCGGCATCTGGGGTGATAACCGGCTGCCGGAGACGGTGTGCATGTGGGTCAATCGCATGCACGGCAAAACGCAGGTGGTGGTCGCCTACCCGGGCACCGAATTGGCCCGCAGTTCCGTTCGCCGCTATGTCGAGGCGATGCGAGCCGAGTTCGTCCGCGTATGCGACAGCGACCAGCCGCACACCGATGGCTGA
- a CDS encoding glycogen/starch/alpha-glucan phosphorylase: MQAAALQRAIADHLRYSIGRPAAALRPEHYYRALALAVRDRMQDRRVASTQTSLDLGRKVTCYLSAEFLMGPQLGNNLLNLGMERAARAALAAMGQNYEEVLACEEEPGLGNGGLGRLAACYLDSLATLERPAIGYGIRYEFGIFDQEIHDGWQVEQTDNWLDSGNPWEIPKPDVNYLVKWGGHVERYADDMGRERARWVPGLLLKGVAYDTPIQGYGVNTCNVLTLWSARAVKSLALDAFNTGDYYKAVEDEVTSETVTKVLYPNDEPEAGKRLRLLQQHFFVSCSLQHVLHIMDDLADVSVRELPQRFALQLNDTHPSIGVAELMRLLLDERLLEWDEAWEITAATFGYTNHTLLPEALETWPLEIFGESLPRHLEIIYEINRRFLNEVRTRFLGDADRVRRMSLIGEDNGKNVRMAHLATVGSHAINGVAALHTELLKDSVLKDFYEMWPERFSNKTNGVTPRRFLALANPGLRELLDRTVGDGWLTDLRRLRNLEPFVEDSSFREQWRDIKRNNKARLAAFVRQATGVDLNPQWIFDIQVKRIHEYKRQHLNVLHIIALYYRLKQNPELSIPPRAFIFGGKAAPGYFLAKRIIKLINAVGETINNDPEVNKSLKVAFIPNFNVQNAHLIYPAANVSEQISTAGKEASGTGNMKFMINGALTIGTLDGANVEIREEAGAENFFLFGLTVDEVEALKAGGYRPANYIDSNDELRAVLDLIADGTFSHGDTEVFRPLVDNLRYDDPFLVCADYASYVDCQARVSAAWQDGESWTKMSILNTARSGKFSSDRAIAEYCDDIWKVWPLTVTL, encoded by the coding sequence ATGCAGGCCGCCGCGTTGCAGCGGGCAATCGCTGATCACCTGCGCTACTCGATCGGCCGACCGGCCGCCGCGCTGCGCCCCGAGCACTACTACCGGGCGCTCGCGCTGGCCGTACGCGACCGGATGCAGGACCGCCGGGTGGCCTCGACACAGACGTCCCTCGACCTCGGCCGCAAGGTGACCTGCTACCTGTCGGCGGAGTTTCTAATGGGCCCCCAGCTGGGCAACAACTTGTTGAACCTGGGCATGGAGCGCGCTGCCCGGGCCGCGCTGGCGGCGATGGGCCAGAACTACGAAGAAGTATTGGCATGCGAGGAGGAGCCGGGACTGGGCAATGGCGGTCTGGGCAGGCTGGCCGCGTGCTATCTGGACTCGCTTGCCACCCTCGAGCGCCCGGCTATCGGCTACGGCATCCGTTATGAATTCGGCATTTTCGATCAAGAGATCCACGACGGCTGGCAGGTCGAGCAGACCGACAACTGGTTAGACAGCGGAAACCCTTGGGAGATCCCCAAACCCGACGTCAACTACCTGGTCAAGTGGGGTGGCCACGTCGAGCGCTACGCCGACGACATGGGACGCGAGCGCGCCCGGTGGGTACCGGGATTGCTGCTCAAGGGCGTCGCGTATGACACCCCGATCCAGGGCTACGGCGTCAACACCTGCAACGTCTTGACCCTGTGGAGCGCAAGGGCCGTCAAATCTCTTGCGTTGGACGCTTTCAACACCGGCGACTACTACAAAGCAGTCGAGGACGAAGTCACCTCGGAGACGGTCACCAAGGTGCTCTACCCCAATGACGAACCGGAAGCCGGCAAGCGGCTGCGCCTACTGCAACAGCACTTCTTCGTGTCCTGCTCGTTGCAGCACGTCCTGCACATCATGGACGACCTCGCCGACGTGTCGGTCCGGGAACTGCCCCAGCGATTCGCCCTCCAGCTCAACGACACTCACCCGTCGATCGGGGTGGCCGAGCTGATGCGACTACTGCTGGACGAGCGGCTCCTGGAATGGGACGAGGCGTGGGAGATCACCGCCGCCACGTTCGGCTACACCAACCACACCTTGTTGCCGGAGGCGCTGGAAACCTGGCCGCTGGAAATCTTCGGCGAGTCGCTGCCGCGCCATCTCGAGATCATCTACGAGATCAACCGGCGGTTCCTCAACGAGGTTCGCACCCGATTCCTCGGCGACGCCGACCGCGTCCGCCGGATGTCGCTGATCGGCGAGGACAACGGCAAGAACGTCCGGATGGCGCACCTGGCCACCGTCGGCAGCCACGCCATCAACGGTGTCGCCGCGTTGCACACCGAGCTGCTCAAAGACAGTGTGCTCAAAGACTTTTACGAGATGTGGCCGGAACGGTTCAGCAACAAGACCAACGGTGTAACGCCGCGCCGCTTCCTGGCGCTGGCCAACCCAGGGTTGCGCGAGCTTTTGGACCGCACCGTCGGCGACGGCTGGCTGACCGATCTGCGACGGCTGCGTAACCTGGAGCCGTTCGTCGAAGACTCGTCATTCCGGGAGCAGTGGCGAGACATCAAGCGCAACAACAAGGCACGGCTGGCCGCCTTTGTCCGTCAGGCAACAGGTGTGGACCTGAACCCGCAATGGATCTTCGACATTCAAGTAAAGCGCATCCACGAGTACAAGCGCCAGCACCTCAACGTGCTGCATATCATCGCTCTCTACTACCGGCTCAAGCAGAATCCGGAACTCTCGATTCCTCCGCGGGCGTTCATTTTTGGCGGCAAAGCCGCTCCCGGTTACTTTCTAGCCAAGCGGATCATCAAGTTGATCAACGCCGTCGGCGAGACGATCAACAACGACCCGGAGGTCAACAAGTCGCTCAAGGTCGCGTTTATCCCGAACTTCAACGTACAGAACGCACATCTGATCTACCCCGCTGCCAACGTCTCCGAGCAGATCTCGACGGCGGGCAAGGAAGCGTCGGGCACCGGCAACATGAAGTTCATGATCAACGGCGCCCTCACGATCGGCACCCTCGACGGGGCCAACGTGGAGATTCGCGAGGAGGCCGGCGCGGAGAACTTCTTTCTATTCGGTCTCACCGTCGATGAGGTGGAAGCGTTGAAGGCTGGGGGTTATCGCCCCGCGAACTACATCGACAGCAATGACGAGCTGCGCGCCGTGTTGGATCTGATCGCCGACGGAACGTTCTCGCACGGTGACACCGAGGTGTTTCGGCCGCTGGTGGACAACCTGCGCTATGACGACCCGTTCCTGGTTTGTGCCGACTACGCGTCCTATGTGGACTGCCAGGCGCGCGTGAGCGCCGCGTGGCAGGACGGGGAGTCGTGGACCAAGATGTCGATCCTCAATACCGCGCGCAGCGGCAAGTTCTCGTCAGATCGCGCTATCGCCGAATATTGCGACGACATCTGGAAGGTGTGGCCGCTGACCGTGACCCTGTGA
- a CDS encoding NAD(P)-dependent alcohol dehydrogenase, translating to MRAARMHGYHQPLRLEEIEVPRFGPTEVLIKVAAAGMCRSDFQLVDGYFEAGFPLSFPITPGHEVAGRVDAVGADVPASSGLAEGTRVVVNPNWGDGRCRQCREGNEQLCADGQLAGFGPPGGFAEYMPVQYRHVIPVPEQDGHAPQTQAPLTDAGLTPYRGMKKLLAAGKLGAGRTLVVNGIGGLGGYGVQYARLLGGGATVVAFARNDDKLAVARENGAHYTVNTRDKTAEQVQNELQDLTGRREVDAVLDCAGAKESLELGFSILAREGALTCVGLIGQSAQVPVFPFVSGEKSFSGSFWGNHNDLTEVLALAGQGLIKHHIIPVDFDDINDNLEALGRGDMVGRAVLVFD from the coding sequence ATGCGGGCGGCCCGGATGCACGGATACCACCAACCTCTACGCCTCGAGGAGATCGAGGTACCCCGCTTCGGCCCTACCGAGGTCTTGATCAAGGTAGCAGCGGCGGGCATGTGCCGCAGCGATTTTCAGCTCGTCGACGGCTACTTCGAGGCAGGCTTTCCGCTCTCGTTTCCCATCACGCCGGGTCACGAGGTGGCCGGACGCGTGGATGCGGTGGGCGCCGACGTGCCCGCATCGTCCGGCCTGGCCGAGGGGACGCGGGTCGTGGTAAACCCCAACTGGGGTGACGGGCGATGCCGGCAATGCCGCGAAGGCAACGAGCAGCTGTGCGCTGACGGCCAGCTCGCCGGGTTCGGCCCACCCGGCGGCTTTGCCGAATACATGCCGGTCCAATATCGGCACGTCATCCCCGTCCCGGAACAGGACGGTCACGCACCGCAAACGCAGGCCCCGCTGACCGATGCCGGCCTGACCCCTTACCGCGGCATGAAGAAGTTGCTGGCCGCCGGCAAACTCGGCGCCGGGCGCACGCTCGTCGTCAATGGCATCGGCGGTCTGGGCGGTTACGGGGTGCAGTACGCCAGGTTGCTCGGCGGTGGGGCAACGGTGGTGGCCTTCGCCCGCAACGACGACAAGCTCGCGGTTGCCCGGGAGAACGGCGCCCACTACACCGTCAACACCCGGGATAAGACCGCCGAACAGGTGCAAAACGAGCTGCAAGACCTGACCGGCCGCAGGGAAGTCGACGCAGTACTGGACTGCGCGGGCGCCAAAGAATCACTGGAACTTGGGTTTTCGATTCTGGCTAGGGAAGGCGCGCTGACCTGCGTCGGCTTGATCGGGCAGAGCGCCCAAGTTCCCGTCTTCCCCTTCGTCAGTGGTGAGAAGTCGTTCTCCGGGTCGTTCTGGGGCAATCACAACGATCTGACCGAAGTACTCGCGCTCGCCGGCCAGGGGCTGATCAAGCATCACATCATTCCGGTCGATTTCGACGACATCAACGACAACCTGGAGGCATTGGGCCGCGGCGACATGGTGGGACGCGCCGTGCTCGTCTTCGACTAG